The Prevotella melaninogenica genome window below encodes:
- a CDS encoding thiol protease/hemagglutinin PrtT: protein MTYSIFQINSKKTVFSAHNNLLRRSFLILSLLLSVSANYADNVDFNTALSIARTYVNVSKKAALNVKTRAAATATHQPYYVFNDDAGKGFVVIAGDDKMGKVLAYSHEASIDMANLNPEARYLFDSYRQVYEELGKNKTLTTRAGAATKAADAVQPLLKSKWGQDYPYSKQTQYVTGCVATAVAQVMYYHKWPAQGKGQESYTVKFDNTVRSADFTKSHYDWDNMLPDYNRRNVTTKQEDAVALLMNDVGIATNMQYTDRASGTQSYMAERALRNYFDYDASMVTRANEGVDNFIEIVKKELRNGFPLYISGDSKTGGGHAWVCDGFDEEDRFHMNFGWNGQANGYYSLATLSVTSTGSEFNGAQHSFNLRLHVIAIHPNKPNTPKIDDDIAYQSPNIKFNNDGMMAFVGDAPTTTSDASKVMYTGFINQANAVLVGDIGLGIYDQEGKLVKVTPYGQDGRKIFSKERFVFNDGEWVSGGVINDKVTFTLDFKSLTNGTYSLYPIAARMLEDGKLGAWARMKTAPRIVMKVENSKITYLELPTEKPVFQLTAEPKLDNKVMLGEPNVLRLDIRKLDANIFYGTVKVELINNDNKVVYTTETAGTIDFDTFTTKRVRLPFNLPYDIASGTYHLRTTITNTDNISYPVREMPSQEPYTLTIEEKSQAGIFSKATVYTQDNQEGSVPMENFDVSKSPTFRVACIATLAENVHYKGGLTLYLIDTVTGMSIQVTKNPIQVDLAQADNMAIINSDWINPKTEKLINNRRYRVALFGVVDGRNVDLLPISTTSPYLSLINGPYDKYPEGGTNGVGEVSIKPTLQFVDGRLHVQQQGLKRVEVYGMNGMLVASGTASGTDNLTLSVPKGTYVVHIITQSGRYTRVIR from the coding sequence ATGACATATTCAATATTTCAAATTAATAGCAAAAAGACTGTGTTTTCAGCACATAACAACCTATTGAGAAGAAGTTTTCTCATTCTTTCCCTCCTACTTTCTGTATCAGCAAACTATGCTGACAATGTTGATTTCAACACTGCTTTAAGCATAGCAAGAACGTATGTAAATGTCAGCAAGAAGGCTGCCCTAAACGTAAAAACACGTGCTGCAGCAACGGCAACACATCAACCTTACTACGTTTTCAACGATGATGCAGGCAAAGGTTTTGTAGTTATTGCAGGCGATGACAAGATGGGTAAGGTGTTAGCTTATAGTCATGAGGCATCAATAGACATGGCTAACCTCAATCCCGAAGCACGTTATCTCTTCGATTCCTATCGACAGGTGTATGAGGAGTTGGGCAAGAATAAGACGCTTACCACACGTGCAGGAGCAGCAACAAAAGCAGCTGATGCTGTGCAACCTTTGCTAAAAAGCAAGTGGGGACAGGACTATCCTTACAGCAAGCAGACCCAATATGTAACGGGGTGTGTAGCTACTGCGGTTGCACAGGTAATGTATTACCATAAATGGCCAGCACAAGGTAAGGGACAAGAAAGCTACACGGTGAAGTTTGATAACACTGTTCGGTCAGCCGATTTCACAAAATCACACTACGACTGGGACAATATGTTGCCTGATTATAACCGCAGAAACGTTACTACAAAGCAGGAAGATGCTGTGGCTTTGTTGATGAATGATGTGGGTATTGCAACCAATATGCAATACACGGATAGGGCAAGCGGCACACAGAGTTATATGGCTGAGCGTGCATTGCGCAATTACTTCGACTATGATGCCTCAATGGTAACAAGAGCAAACGAGGGTGTTGATAACTTTATCGAGATTGTAAAGAAAGAACTCCGCAATGGTTTCCCACTCTACATATCTGGTGATTCGAAGACTGGAGGTGGTCATGCGTGGGTTTGCGATGGCTTTGATGAAGAGGATAGGTTCCACATGAACTTTGGATGGAATGGTCAAGCAAATGGCTATTACTCACTTGCTACCTTGAGTGTAACGTCTACAGGTAGTGAGTTTAACGGCGCACAGCATAGCTTCAACCTTAGACTTCATGTCATTGCAATACATCCCAACAAACCTAATACGCCTAAGATTGATGATGATATAGCGTATCAGTCGCCTAATATCAAGTTTAACAACGATGGTATGATGGCGTTCGTAGGGGATGCTCCTACCACAACATCCGATGCATCAAAGGTGATGTATACAGGGTTTATCAACCAGGCTAATGCTGTTCTTGTGGGCGACATCGGTTTAGGTATCTATGACCAAGAGGGCAAACTGGTAAAGGTAACACCTTACGGACAGGACGGAAGGAAGATATTCAGCAAAGAGCGTTTTGTCTTTAACGATGGTGAGTGGGTTTCTGGAGGTGTGATTAATGATAAGGTAACCTTCACACTCGACTTTAAGTCATTGACTAATGGCACCTATTCACTCTATCCTATTGCTGCACGAATGCTGGAAGATGGCAAGTTAGGCGCTTGGGCAAGAATGAAGACTGCCCCTCGTATCGTGATGAAGGTCGAGAACAGTAAGATAACTTACTTAGAGTTGCCAACGGAAAAGCCAGTCTTCCAACTCACTGCCGAGCCTAAGTTAGACAACAAAGTGATGTTAGGTGAGCCGAATGTACTCCGTCTGGACATTCGCAAGCTGGATGCTAATATCTTCTATGGAACCGTAAAGGTGGAACTAATTAACAATGATAATAAGGTAGTATATACCACTGAAACTGCAGGAACAATAGACTTTGATACCTTCACAACCAAGCGTGTTAGACTGCCGTTCAACCTTCCTTACGACATTGCCTCGGGTACTTATCACTTACGCACGACCATCACTAATACCGACAATATAAGCTATCCAGTGCGTGAGATGCCTTCACAAGAACCTTATACACTGACGATTGAGGAAAAGAGTCAGGCTGGTATCTTCTCAAAAGCGACTGTTTATACGCAAGATAACCAGGAAGGAAGTGTCCCAATGGAGAACTTTGATGTATCAAAAAGTCCAACCTTCAGAGTCGCATGTATTGCCACTCTTGCAGAGAACGTACATTACAAGGGTGGTCTGACGCTCTATCTTATCGACACTGTGACAGGTATGTCTATCCAAGTGACAAAGAATCCGATACAGGTAGACCTCGCACAGGCTGATAATATGGCAATAATAAACAGTGACTGGATTAATCCAAAGACCGAGAAACTCATCAATAACCGACGCTATCGAGTGGCATTGTTTGGTGTGGTGGATGGTAGGAATGTCGACTTATTACCAATTTCGACAACGTCACCTTACCTTTCCCTCATCAATGGACCGTATGACAAATATCCTGAGGGAGGAACAAATGGTGTGGGAGAAGTGAGCATCAAACCTACACTGCAGTTCGTTGATGGACGCTTACACGTACAACAGCAGGGCTTGAAGCGTGTGGAGGTATATGGCATGAATGGTATGTTGGTAGCAAGCGGTACTGCGAGTGGCACCGACAATCTGACCCTCTCCGTTCCAAAGGGAACCTACGTGGTACACATCATCACACAAAGTGGTCGTTACACAAGAGTTATCCGCTAA
- the kbl gene encoding glycine C-acetyltransferase codes for MYGNMKEHLSNALAEIKEAGLYKEERIIESPQSAAIEVKGKEVLNFCANNYLGLSNHPRLIEGAKKMMDKRGFGMSSVRFICGTQDSHKELEAAISDYFKTEDTILYAACFDANGGVFEPLLTDQDAIISDALNHASIIDGVRLCKAKRYRYANADMADLERCLQESQEQRFRIIVTDGVFSMDGNVAPVDKICDLAEKYNALVMVDESHSAGVVGATGHGVSELCKTYDRVDIYTGTLGKAFGGALGGFTTGRKEIIDMLRQRSRPYLFSNSLAPCIIGASIEVFKILKESNELHDKLVENVNYFRDKMMAAGFDIKPTQSAICAVMLYDAKLSQVYAAKLLEEGIYVTGFYYPVVPKGEARIRVQLSAGHNREQLDKCINAFIKIGKELGVLK; via the coding sequence ATGTACGGTAATATGAAAGAACATCTCAGTAATGCACTTGCTGAGATTAAAGAAGCAGGACTTTACAAAGAAGAAAGAATCATTGAGAGTCCTCAAAGTGCAGCAATCGAAGTAAAAGGTAAGGAAGTTTTGAACTTCTGTGCAAACAATTATCTTGGTCTTTCTAATCATCCACGTTTGATAGAAGGTGCTAAGAAGATGATGGACAAACGAGGATTCGGTATGTCCTCTGTTCGTTTTATCTGTGGAACACAGGACAGCCACAAGGAGCTTGAAGCTGCAATCTCAGATTACTTCAAGACTGAAGACACGATTCTCTATGCTGCTTGCTTTGACGCTAATGGTGGAGTCTTTGAGCCATTGCTCACAGATCAGGATGCTATTATCTCTGACGCACTCAACCACGCCTCTATTATTGATGGTGTACGCCTTTGTAAAGCGAAGCGTTATCGCTATGCAAATGCCGATATGGCAGACCTTGAGCGTTGTCTACAAGAGTCACAGGAACAGCGTTTCCGTATCATCGTTACTGATGGTGTGTTCTCAATGGATGGTAACGTTGCTCCAGTTGATAAGATCTGCGACCTCGCTGAGAAGTATAATGCTCTCGTGATGGTTGATGAGTCTCACTCTGCCGGTGTCGTTGGTGCTACTGGTCATGGTGTAAGCGAACTCTGTAAGACCTATGATCGTGTGGATATCTACACTGGTACACTCGGTAAAGCATTTGGTGGTGCACTCGGAGGATTTACTACTGGTCGCAAGGAAATCATTGACATGCTTCGTCAGCGTAGTCGCCCATACCTCTTCTCTAACTCACTTGCACCTTGTATCATTGGTGCCAGCATTGAAGTATTTAAGATATTGAAGGAGAGCAATGAACTTCATGACAAGTTGGTTGAGAACGTTAACTACTTCCGCGATAAGATGATGGCTGCTGGTTTTGATATTAAACCAACCCAGAGTGCTATATGTGCGGTAATGCTTTACGATGCTAAGTTGTCTCAGGTATATGCAGCTAAGCTCCTTGAAGAGGGTATCTATGTAACTGGTTTCTATTATCCTGTGGTACCAAAGGGCGAGGCTCGTATCCGTGTTCAGCTTTCAGCTGGTCACAATCGTGAGCAACTTGACAAGTGTATTAACGCTTTCATCAAGATTGGTAAGGAACTTGGTGTGTTGAAATAG
- a CDS encoding NAD-dependent epimerase/dehydratase family protein gives MKNVLVIGSTGQIGSELTRELRKRYGNDSIVAGYIKGAEPKGELKESGPSAEADVTNPEMIADVVKKYNIDTIYNLAALLSVVAEKKPQLAWKIGIDGLWNILEVAREDNCAVFTPSSIGSFGLSTPHTQTPQDTVQRPGTIYGVSKVTTELLSDYYFKKYGVDTRSVRFPGLISYVTPPGGGTTDYAVDIYYAAVRGEKFVCPIKKGTLMDMMYMPDGLHAAISLMEADPTRLVHRNGFNIASMSFDPEEIFNAIKRYKPDFEMEYDVDPLKQGIADSWPDSLDDSCARAEWDWKPQYDLDAMTVDMLKNLEAKLK, from the coding sequence ATGAAAAATGTATTGGTCATAGGCTCTACAGGTCAAATAGGCTCAGAGCTTACCCGAGAACTTAGAAAACGTTATGGAAACGACAGCATTGTTGCTGGTTACATTAAAGGAGCAGAACCTAAAGGTGAACTGAAAGAAAGCGGTCCATCAGCAGAGGCCGACGTTACTAACCCAGAGATGATTGCCGATGTTGTTAAGAAATACAACATTGACACCATCTACAACCTTGCCGCATTACTCTCTGTAGTAGCAGAAAAGAAGCCGCAACTGGCTTGGAAAATCGGTATTGACGGTCTGTGGAACATCTTGGAAGTAGCACGTGAGGACAACTGTGCGGTCTTTACTCCAAGTTCTATCGGCTCATTCGGTTTGAGTACACCTCACACACAGACGCCACAGGACACTGTTCAACGTCCTGGTACAATCTATGGTGTGTCAAAGGTTACCACAGAGTTGCTCAGCGACTACTACTTTAAGAAGTATGGTGTTGATACCCGTTCAGTACGTTTCCCAGGTTTGATTTCCTATGTAACACCTCCAGGTGGTGGTACTACTGACTATGCAGTTGACATCTATTACGCTGCTGTTCGTGGTGAGAAGTTCGTGTGTCCTATCAAGAAGGGAACACTGATGGACATGATGTACATGCCAGATGGTTTGCACGCAGCTATCTCATTGATGGAAGCTGACCCAACTCGTTTGGTTCATCGCAATGGTTTCAACATTGCTTCAATGAGCTTCGACCCTGAAGAAATCTTCAATGCTATCAAGCGTTACAAGCCAGACTTTGAGATGGAATACGACGTAGACCCACTCAAGCAGGGTATTGCTGACAGTTGGCCAGACAGTCTTGACGATAGTTGTGCACGCGCTGAGTGGGATTGGAAACCTCAGTATGACCTCGATGCGATGACTGTTGACATGCTGAAGAACCTTGAAGCTAAGCTGAAATAA
- a CDS encoding SPFH domain-containing protein: protein MNNPKKILLPVALVVTFCVIGLAFFSFVNPSYDQEAALKMKPIFFGSTRVADEPVNSITLIAPTTTAVYFNILPQKMQFQFDDLLSNDNTPLDVNMYMIIQVKKGQTPDLLRNYGENWFENFIEPYFRNKVREYVSSCSPFDLMSNREVLAKFDDRIKQSMRQYVASLSRKANFPIDIQQVITDRVMPNKEQLEEMNKTAASIQAKQTQEKRAEMELARAKAERNKAVADKAYMTELNLSPAQFIQLRAWDVIEKKNGANIDVLFGGGETPMWNIRR from the coding sequence ATGAATAATCCTAAAAAAATATTGCTTCCAGTAGCTCTTGTAGTCACTTTTTGTGTTATTGGTCTTGCTTTCTTCTCGTTTGTAAATCCTTCTTACGACCAAGAAGCGGCATTAAAGATGAAGCCTATCTTCTTTGGTAGTACGCGTGTTGCTGATGAACCAGTAAATTCAATTACACTGATTGCACCAACAACGACCGCTGTCTACTTTAATATCCTGCCACAGAAGATGCAGTTCCAATTTGATGATTTGCTTTCAAACGACAATACTCCACTTGATGTGAATATGTATATGATTATCCAAGTGAAGAAAGGACAGACCCCTGACTTGCTGAGAAACTATGGAGAAAACTGGTTTGAGAACTTCATCGAACCTTATTTCCGCAATAAAGTGCGTGAGTATGTATCCTCTTGTTCGCCATTCGACTTGATGAGTAATCGTGAAGTTCTTGCAAAGTTCGATGACCGTATTAAGCAGTCTATGCGCCAGTATGTAGCCTCTTTGTCACGAAAGGCAAACTTCCCTATTGATATTCAACAGGTAATTACCGACCGTGTGATGCCTAACAAGGAGCAGTTGGAAGAGATGAACAAGACTGCTGCAAGTATTCAGGCAAAGCAAACACAAGAGAAGCGTGCCGAAATGGAACTTGCACGTGCTAAGGCTGAGCGGAATAAGGCGGTGGCTGATAAGGCTTATATGACCGAACTAAACCTCTCTCCAGCACAGTTCATACAGTTGCGTGCATGGGATGTCATCGAAAAGAAGAATGGTGCTAACATAGATGTTCTCTTTGGAGGAGGCGAAACACCGATGTGGAATATCCGCAGATAG
- the glpA gene encoding anaerobic glycerol-3-phosphate dehydrogenase subunit A, whose translation MSRVLNKDYDVIIIGGGVTGAGTARDCAMRGLRVLLVEKYDFSNGATGRNHGLLHSGARYAVTDPESASECIKENMILRRIAHHCIEATDGLFITLPEDDIQYQKTFVESCQEAGISANIISPEEARRIEPSVNPDLIGAVRVPDASIDPFHLTTANILDARRYGAEILTYQQVVGLVLSNGRVEGVRLRNNHTGEESEVRSRIVINAAGIWGHDIVKMAGIKVNMFPAKGTLLIFGHRVNNMVINRCRKPANADILVPDDAVCVIGTTSDRVAYDTIDDLKITQEEVDVLIKEGEKLAPSLATTRILRAYAGVRPLVAADNDPSGRSISRGIICLDHETRDGLAGLITITGGKMMTYRLMAEIATDLACKKLGVEAVCQTATLPLPGSEGQDTDNKHHTYSTAHYAAKGRQGYRVQEIPDQSAEDRSLVCECEEVSVGEVKYAMEKLHVHDLLNLRRRTRVGMGTCQGELCACRAAGVMCDAGDEAEKTLTDLHNFINERWKGMKPVAWGSTLDEAQLTAAIYQGLLGLDNE comes from the coding sequence ATGAGCAGAGTATTAAACAAGGATTACGATGTGATTATCATCGGAGGAGGTGTTACAGGCGCCGGTACAGCACGTGACTGTGCTATGCGTGGACTACGTGTGCTTCTTGTAGAGAAGTACGACTTCAGTAATGGTGCCACGGGTCGCAATCATGGCTTACTCCATAGTGGAGCACGCTATGCAGTGACCGACCCAGAGTCGGCCTCCGAGTGCATCAAGGAGAATATGATACTCCGCCGGATTGCTCATCATTGCATAGAAGCAACTGATGGACTGTTTATTACACTGCCAGAAGATGACATACAATACCAGAAAACATTCGTTGAGTCCTGCCAGGAAGCAGGTATAAGTGCTAACATTATTTCACCTGAAGAAGCACGTCGCATAGAGCCATCGGTCAATCCTGACTTGATTGGCGCTGTGCGCGTGCCAGATGCTTCCATTGACCCTTTCCATCTCACGACGGCAAATATCCTTGATGCACGTCGCTATGGTGCTGAAATTCTAACCTATCAACAGGTAGTAGGACTCGTTTTAAGCAATGGTCGTGTGGAAGGCGTTCGCCTCCGCAATAATCATACAGGCGAAGAAAGCGAAGTTCGCAGTCGTATCGTTATCAATGCGGCTGGAATTTGGGGGCATGACATTGTCAAGATGGCAGGTATCAAGGTTAATATGTTTCCTGCGAAAGGTACGCTTCTCATCTTCGGTCATCGCGTTAACAACATGGTTATCAATCGTTGCCGTAAGCCTGCAAACGCTGACATCCTCGTTCCAGACGATGCTGTATGCGTCATTGGAACAACCAGTGACCGCGTAGCTTATGACACAATTGACGACCTAAAGATTACACAAGAAGAAGTAGACGTGTTGATAAAGGAGGGAGAAAAACTTGCTCCGAGCCTTGCAACGACACGTATTCTTCGTGCTTACGCTGGTGTCCGACCACTTGTTGCTGCCGACAACGACCCATCAGGGCGTAGTATTAGCCGTGGTATCATCTGCTTAGATCATGAAACAAGAGATGGGTTAGCAGGACTTATCACGATTACTGGTGGTAAGATGATGACCTATCGACTCATGGCTGAGATAGCAACCGACCTCGCTTGTAAGAAATTAGGTGTAGAAGCTGTATGCCAAACAGCTACCCTTCCGCTCCCAGGAAGCGAAGGACAAGACACTGATAACAAGCATCATACCTATTCAACTGCCCACTATGCGGCTAAAGGTAGACAAGGTTATCGTGTGCAGGAAATACCCGATCAGAGTGCAGAAGACCGCTCCTTGGTTTGCGAATGTGAGGAAGTGAGTGTCGGCGAAGTAAAATATGCAATGGAGAAGTTGCACGTTCATGACCTTCTCAACCTGCGCCGCCGTACCCGAGTGGGTATGGGAACCTGTCAAGGAGAACTTTGTGCGTGTCGAGCAGCTGGTGTTATGTGTGACGCTGGAGACGAGGCTGAGAAGACGTTAACCGACCTTCACAACTTTATCAATGAGCGTTGGAAAGGAATGAAACCAGTTGCTTGGGGCAGTACACTCGATGAAGCACAGCTTACAGCAGCTATCTATCAGGGCTTGTTGGGACTGGACAATGAATAG
- the glpB gene encoding glycerol-3-phosphate dehydrogenase subunit GlpB yields the protein MRYDTIIIGGGLSGLTAGITLASAGKRVCIVSAGQSSLHFNSGSFDLLGYDNNGKVVEHPLETIASLNDQHPYKKIGTEKIALLANKAKALLNEAGVKTTGDSAQNHYRFTPLGTTKPAWLTTEGYAISQQKDSLPWKSVELLNIQGFLDLPTAFIAANLKKSGVTCQVKSFTTDELSHVRKSPTEMRATNIAKVLSDKVALRKVADRINAISGETEVLLLPAVLGFNDNESLNELKAMVKKPIEYLATLPPSVSGVRTTHLLKQLFGRLGGTILVGDTANNGVFEGNRLVSITTENLPNESLYADEFILASGSFMSHGLQSNYQHVFEPVFNLNVDATEARSEWTKDDAFTAQPYMEYGVQTDKDFHAIKDGKTISNLFVIGSLLSGHNNIKLADGTGVSLLTALQVAEIITERK from the coding sequence ATGAGATATGATACTATTATAATAGGTGGCGGACTGAGCGGACTCACTGCTGGTATCACACTGGCAAGCGCAGGCAAACGTGTTTGCATCGTGTCAGCGGGACAGAGTAGTCTGCACTTTAATTCGGGTTCGTTCGACTTACTGGGCTATGATAACAATGGAAAGGTGGTTGAACATCCGTTGGAAACGATTGCATCACTGAACGACCAGCATCCTTACAAGAAGATTGGCACAGAGAAAATTGCGCTCCTTGCTAATAAGGCGAAGGCTTTATTGAATGAAGCTGGCGTAAAAACGACTGGCGATAGCGCACAGAATCATTATCGTTTCACCCCCTTAGGAACCACAAAACCTGCATGGTTGACTACGGAAGGCTATGCTATAAGCCAGCAGAAAGACTCCCTCCCTTGGAAAAGTGTAGAACTCTTGAACATCCAAGGCTTCTTAGATTTACCCACAGCCTTCATCGCTGCGAACCTTAAGAAGAGTGGAGTGACTTGTCAAGTGAAGTCTTTTACAACCGACGAGTTGAGCCATGTGAGGAAAAGTCCTACTGAGATGCGCGCCACTAACATAGCTAAAGTATTGTCAGACAAGGTTGCTTTGCGCAAAGTTGCTGACCGTATCAATGCTATCAGTGGAGAGACAGAAGTGCTCTTGTTACCTGCTGTCTTAGGTTTCAATGACAACGAGAGCCTCAACGAACTGAAGGCTATGGTGAAGAAGCCTATTGAGTATCTCGCAACACTTCCTCCATCAGTATCGGGTGTTCGCACAACTCACCTCTTGAAACAACTCTTCGGCCGTTTAGGTGGAACGATATTGGTGGGTGATACAGCCAATAATGGTGTCTTTGAGGGCAACCGTCTCGTGTCTATCACAACCGAAAACCTCCCTAATGAGTCCCTTTATGCAGACGAATTCATCCTCGCTTCTGGTTCTTTCATGAGCCACGGACTGCAGAGTAATTATCAACATGTATTCGAACCCGTATTCAATCTTAATGTTGATGCTACTGAAGCACGAAGCGAATGGACAAAGGATGATGCGTTCACAGCACAGCCTTATATGGAATATGGTGTGCAGACAGACAAAGACTTCCACGCTATAAAAGACGGAAAAACTATCAGCAACCTCTTTGTCATTGGTTCCCTCTTGAGCGGACATAATAACATTAAACTCGCTGATGGTACTGGTGTTTCACTCTTGACTGCCCTTCAGGTAGCCGAAATAATAACAGAAAGGAAATAA
- the glpC gene encoding anaerobic glycerol-3-phosphate dehydrogenase subunit GlpC, protein MPEGIQLKNISGNNLEQCLKCSICTAYCPVSAVEPEYPGPKHSGPDLERYRLKDKKFFDNALKMCLNCKRCEVACPSGVRIADIIQASRIKYSTHGPILRDRMLANTDFVGTMANMVAPIVNTTLGLKPVKAVLHSVMGVDKHRSFPAYSSQKFETWYKRNAAKEQDNYKKHVSYFHGCYVNYNFPQLGKDLVKIMNAVGYGVHLLEKEKCCGVALIANGLSNQARKQGEVNINSIRQAAKQNRVVLTTSSTCTFTMRDEYEHLLDIKVDDVKENITLATRFLYRLIESGDVKLAFRKDFKMHAAYHSACHMEKMGWVIYSTELLKMIPGLKLTMLNSQCCGIAGTYGFKKENYERSQQIGSGVFKQIKEINPDYVTTDCETCKWQIEMSTGYDVKNPISILAEALDVEKTRKLNGIE, encoded by the coding sequence ATGCCAGAAGGAATACAACTAAAGAATATCAGCGGTAATAACTTGGAACAATGCTTAAAGTGTTCCATCTGTACTGCCTACTGTCCAGTGTCTGCAGTGGAGCCAGAATACCCCGGTCCGAAACATTCAGGACCTGATTTGGAACGCTACCGCCTCAAGGATAAGAAGTTCTTTGACAATGCGTTAAAGATGTGTCTGAACTGTAAACGCTGCGAAGTTGCCTGTCCTTCAGGTGTTCGCATTGCTGACATCATTCAGGCTTCACGCATCAAATACAGCACACATGGACCTATCCTGCGTGATAGAATGTTGGCAAATACCGACTTCGTGGGTACGATGGCGAATATGGTCGCACCGATTGTCAACACCACCTTGGGACTGAAGCCTGTCAAGGCTGTGCTCCACAGTGTGATGGGTGTTGACAAACATCGCAGCTTCCCAGCCTATAGCAGTCAGAAGTTTGAGACATGGTACAAGCGTAATGCAGCCAAAGAACAAGACAATTATAAGAAACACGTAAGCTACTTCCACGGCTGTTACGTCAATTATAACTTCCCACAGTTGGGCAAAGACCTTGTAAAGATTATGAATGCGGTAGGTTATGGTGTCCACCTGTTAGAGAAAGAGAAATGTTGTGGCGTAGCATTGATTGCTAACGGACTCAGTAATCAGGCGCGAAAGCAGGGAGAAGTGAACATCAACTCAATCCGTCAGGCAGCAAAGCAGAACCGAGTTGTCCTCACAACAAGCTCTACCTGTACCTTTACGATGCGTGACGAATATGAGCATCTATTAGATATAAAGGTCGATGATGTGAAGGAAAACATCACACTTGCTACCCGATTCCTCTATCGTCTGATAGAAAGTGGCGACGTAAAGCTTGCTTTCCGCAAGGATTTCAAGATGCATGCAGCCTACCATTCAGCTTGTCATATGGAGAAGATGGGCTGGGTTATCTACAGTACAGAGCTACTGAAGATGATTCCGGGACTGAAACTTACAATGCTCAACTCCCAATGTTGCGGTATTGCAGGTACTTACGGATTCAAGAAAGAGAACTATGAACGCTCACAGCAGATTGGTTCTGGGGTCTTCAAACAGATAAAGGAAATAAACCCAGACTACGTTACTACCGACTGTGAAACCTGTAAATGGCAGATTGAAATGTCAACAGGATATGATGTAAAGAATCCTATCTCTATCCTTGCCGAAGCCTTGGATGTTGAGAAAACAAGGAAGTTAAACGGCATAGAATAG